The nucleotide sequence TACAGGCGTGTTCAAGGTAATTTCGAGTGCTCCGCTTTAGTCTATATTTCTCAAGAGCCAAGAATGAGGGAGCTTCTACTCAGCATAGCTAGACAAGTAGGCCTACCAGAAGGAAGGAGAGATGAGGACTTGGAGTCCAACTTGAGCACATTCTTGAAGGAAAAAAGGTATCTTGTTTTCTTGGATGACATTTGGAATACTAGAACTTGGGATTGTTTGAAACTTGTCTTTCCCAACAATTGTAAAAGTGGCAGTAGGCTTATTATTACTTCACGAAATAATAATGTTGGTCGATACATTGGAGGTGAAAAATCACTTCATAAGTTGCAACCTCTAGATCCAGAAAATAGCTGGAAGCTATTCTCCAAGATGATCACAACCCTTCAAGAAACCACCATCGATCCACCAGAGCTGACAGACATTGCTAGAAAGATAGTAGGAAGATGTGGTGGCGTGCCTCTAGCTATTGAGATGACAGCAGGTATGTTGCGTGCCCGAGAAAGAACAGAACTTGAATGGAATGGGATACTCAAGAAAATAGGTCTAGATGATCAAGACAAATTCTCAAAGATTTTGACTTTGAGTTACACGGATTTGCCGGCCACTTTAAAACCTTGCTTTCTCTATTTTGGACTCTTTCCTGAGGATACACAAATATATGCTTCTGATTTGATCAACATGTGGGTTGCTGAGAAATTTCTAGGAACTGAAAGGGGGATGGATGCTACAGATATTGGGGCAGACTACCTAAACATCTTGGTGGCTCGGAATTTAATCCAGGTTGCTAGTAGAGGATTCGATGGAAGGATCAAAAGTTGTCGAATTCATGATCTTTTGCATGATCTTTGCATTACACTGGCTGAAGAGAACAACTTTTTTCAGAAGGTAGACAGCAGAGGTTTTGGTGCTACGACTACCAGAATTCGAAGACTTGCTCTCCATCCTCAACATGTCACTGAGTATGTCACTTCAAACTCCGAAGCTCCCAAGATTCGCGCTTTGCTATGTTTCACCAGTGATTACCAGGGAATCGACCAGCAACATCTCCAACATATGATTTCCAGATTCAGGTTCCTACGTGTTTTGAGTCTAGAGGCTAGATATTCTTGGTGCTCTTTGCCAAATGAAATTGTGAACATGAACCACTTAAGTCACATTAAACTAAAAGGAACTTTCCATGGAGAATTTCCTTCCCGTATATGTTATCTTGAAACGCTTCTTACCTTGGACATCCGAGGATGTTTGGGAACCATATTCCTTCCTACGTCTGTCTGGAGGATGAGGCAAGTAAGATATCTCCTTCTTGGATATACTACTAACTTCATATCCTCATTTTCTCTCACACGCAGATTTAAGCACAAAAATCTGTCCCTTCCAGATAAGGCAGATTCAGTAAATCTCCAGACACTGTACAATGTACAATGCAAGTATTTGAAACCAAGCTGGTTCTCTAAATTCATCAATTTAAGAAGCTTGAAGATAAGGTATATCTCAGAAGAGATATTGAGGGCATTGATGGATGCAGCTCATGTGTTACAGAAGCTCGAGAAGCTTTGTTTGAGCGGAAATTTTGACGACAGATTTATAAGTATTGACGCAGAGGCAATCAGCAGTACATATTATGCACAGACATTCAATCTTTCTGGCTATCATTATCTTACCAAGCTGAATATTGAGCACATACCACTGAAAAAACTACCCAACTCAGAAGCATTTCCTCCAAATATTGTCAAACTTACTATTTCCGCATTTACAATGACAGAAGATCCAATGAATACACTAAAAAGACTActcaaattgaagatcttgaaactCAGAGACTTTGACTACAAGAGTGTAAACAAGCTGGATTGCTCTGGAGTAGATAGTTTT is from Nicotiana tabacum cultivar K326 chromosome 18, ASM71507v2, whole genome shotgun sequence and encodes:
- the LOC107759878 gene encoding toMV resistance protein Tm-2(2)-like, producing MAEILLTVVIKKAADIAGELISAQVSRYSKLPENTKWIEREMRHMQSYLKDAESKQARDQRIKNMIKDIEEIARDVEDILDEFLPKVASKGGKSLGFLKKTFQAIPFAIAAFKFVSEIEKIKRRVHEIDRIRTTYGIMDTSASAEADGNWDFRRSFLYADEPDVVGLDKDCQSLEAKLLDAHLRYAVVSIVGMPGLGKTTLGKRIYRRVQGNFECSALVYISQEPRMRELLLSIARQVGLPEGRRDEDLESNLSTFLKEKRYLVFLDDIWNTRTWDCLKLVFPNNCKSGSRLIITSRNNNVGRYIGGEKSLHKLQPLDPENSWKLFSKMITTLQETTIDPPELTDIARKIVGRCGGVPLAIEMTAGMLRARERTELEWNGILKKIGLDDQDKFSKILTLSYTDLPATLKPCFLYFGLFPEDTQIYASDLINMWVAEKFLGTERGMDATDIGADYLNILVARNLIQVASRGFDGRIKSCRIHDLLHDLCITLAEENNFFQKVDSRGFGATTTRIRRLALHPQHVTEYVTSNSEAPKIRALLCFTSDYQGIDQQHLQHMISRFRFLRVLSLEARYSWCSLPNEIVNMNHLSHIKLKGTFHGEFPSRICYLETLLTLDIRGCLGTIFLPTSVWRMRQVRYLLLGYTTNFISSFSLTRRFKHKNLSLPDKADSVNLQTLYNVQCKYLKPSWFSKFINLRSLKIRYISEEILRALMDAAHVLQKLEKLCLSGNFDDRFISIDAEAISSTYYAQTFNLSGYHYLTKLNIEHIPLKKLPNSEAFPPNIVKLTISAFTMTEDPMNTLKRLLKLKILKLRDFDYKSVNKLDCSGVDSFPQLELVEIEDCSSLQELIADDMGMPKIKKIVVLNCPSLKKISGRLQCRLLEKTSDAKRRRK